CGGCGACGGCGCCGGCCGCCTCCTCCGGGGTCGCCCCGGGCGCGCCGGCGTCGCGCCGGTCCCGGCCGGCCTGCGGGTGCATCTGGTGGAGGATCGCCGAGGCGACGTCGTGGTCGTCGAGCGTCGTGTCGGTGAGCATGGCCTGCCACTCGTCCGGGTCGACGACGTCGGGTTTCCGGTGTCGGCCCCCGGCGGCCGTGGCGTCGGCCCCCTGCGCCGCGACCCCGGCGGTGACGTCGCCGGCCGCCCACATCGTCGTCTCCGTCGACTCCCCCACCCCGGTCGCCCCGGTCACCGCGGACCCGGCCCCGTGACCGGCCCCGATCCCGCCCGGCGCGCCGGAGAGCTCCTGCACCGCCTCGAGGACCGGGTCGACGTCGAACGTCCCGGACGTGACGACCCGGTCGACGACCAGCACCGCGGACTCCCACGTGCCCGGCAGGGCCCGCGCCCGGACGCGCGCGAGGGCCGCCGCGGCCCGGTCGTCGTCCCCGGCGATCCGGAAGCACATCAGCGCGGCCGGGAGGTCGGCGTCGGCGATCGCGTCGACGTCCACCGGCTCACCGTCCCGGGCCGCGTCCGGCGGGACGGTGAACGACTCCGCGGTGAACCCGGCCGGGCAGGCGGTCGTCAGGGCGGGGATCCGGTCCAGCCGCAGCTGGGCGACGTGGTCCGCCGCCAGGGGCGGGACCGGCCACGTGCGCGGCGCGGTGCGGTGGGCGTCGGTGCCGTTGCGCCGGTCGAGCGCCTCCCGGCGGGCGTCGCACCGGCTGGTGACCACGTGGTGCAGGTCGGCGACCGTGGGGTCGACGCGCCCGATGACCCCCTCGAACTCGGGCAGCCCGAGGCGCGGCAGCCGCACGTCCCCGGCGCCCGCGGCGACGGCCGACACGAGCACGGGTTCCAGCAGCGCGTCGACGTCCACGACGCGCCGGTCGGGGTCGAGCAGCATGAGGGGCAGGAGCCGCTCGACGAGGGAGAGTGCGACGTCGACGTCGACGGCCTGGGCGAGGTACGCCGCGGCCCCCGCCACCACCGCGGTCCTGCCGGGGTCGCCGAGCTCGAACGTCAGCATCCGCCCGACCCGCTGCGCGGTGAGCTCGGCGGGGACGGTCGCGGCCGTCGCCCGGAGCATCGGGGCCGTGAGGCACCCCGGCCAGTCGCCGACGGAGGGCATCGCCTCCGCGTACGCCACGAGTTCCGCGACCCGGTCACCGTCGCCCGCCCGGAGCGCGAGGTCGGTGCGGGAGGCGACCTCGCGGTACCGGCGGATCACGGACGCCACCGGGGCCTGCGGGCTGATGTCGAGGTCGCTCGTCAGCTCCCGGGCGGCGGCCAGGCGCGTCGCCTCGGGGATCCTGCCGAGGGCGGTGAGCAGGGACACCCGTCGCCCGGTGAGCTCGTCCGGGGACACCCCGAGGTGCCGCAGCGCGTTCTCACCGTCCTCGAGCAGCCGCTCCGCCTCCTCGAGGGGGTAGGAGGGGTCGGCCGCCGCGGCGTGGGCCAGGTCGTCCCACACCGAGTGGTACAGGTGGGGCAGAGGTTCGCCGTCGCCGTCCACCGGACTGTCGGTGACGGAGGTCCGGCCGCCGGTGGCGAGCGCGTCGTGGTGCGCGGGGAAGGTCCCGGGATTCCCGACGTACGCCTCCCACAGCCGGTACAGGAGCCCCACGGCCTCCCGGTCCCCGACGGACACGAGGAGCGTGAGACGCGTGAGGTCGATGCGGTACGCGAGGCCATGATGCCCGCCGTCGAGCGCCCGGGCGGACAGGTCACGCAGCTCACCGGCGAGGGCGGTCGCGCCGACCCCGGTGAGCCGGCCCGTCAGCACCGCCGCCGCGTACGTCCTCACGGACACGGCCTCGGCGACGGCCCGCCAGCGCGCGACGATGTCCTCCGCCCCCGGCGTGGACCACGGTTCCGCGCCGGCCCCACCGCGCCCGCGCCCGCGGTCACCGACCTGTGCGCCGCCACGGGGTGCGTCGTCCCCCTCCGCGCCCCTGGCGCGGCGACCCCGCCCGAACCATCCGAAACCTGCCATCACCGGCACTCCTTCCGCACCACAACCTCCGCAGTGCTTCACCAATCATGCACGGCCCGACCCTCTACCGCACCCCTGCTGCACCTTTTTTCCGGAATCTGTGGACACCCCGGCCACCCCACGCCCCCGACCACCACACCTGTGGACACCCCCGGCCCGCCCCGCACCCGTCGCCACCGCCCCTGTGGACAACCGCCGGCACCCGGCGGGACGGCCCCGGCCACCCTGCGGATTGTCCGCGAACTCACAGTCGACCCCACGGTGGCACTCACGGGTGAGTGTCCGACCCGGCGGTAGGGTGGACCGAGTACCGAAACCCTGCCGACCCTCCCGACGGAGACACGTAACGATGGACTTGCAGACAACCACCCGCACCCTCACCGGCTGGGGCCGCACGGCCCCGTCGACCGCGGAGGTGCTCCGGACCCGGGACACCGACGTCATCGCCCGCGCCGTGGCACAGGTCGCGGACAGCAACGCGGACAAGCCCGCCCACCTCACCCGGGGCGTCATCGCCCGCGGCATGGGCCGGTCGTACGGGGACCCGGCGATGAACGGTGGCGGTCTCGTCGTCGACATGCAGGACCTCAACCGGATCCACAGCATCGACCCGGACACCGCCCTCGTCGACGTCGACGCCGGGGTGACCCTCGACCAGCTCATGAAGGCCGCCCTCCCCCACGGGCTGTGGGTGCCCGTGCTGCCGGGCACGCGCCAGGTGACCATCGGCGGGGCGATCGGCCCGGACATCCACGGCAAGAACCACCACTCCGCCGGGTCGTTCGGCAACCACGTCGCCTCGATGGAGCTCCTCGTCGCCGACGGGCGCATCCTCCACCTCGAACCCGAGGGCTCCCCCGACGACCCGACGGGCGAGCTGTTCTGGGCGACCGTCGGCGGCATGGGCCTCACCGGCATCATCCTCCGCGCGACGATCCGCATGACCCGCACGGAGACCGCCTACTTCATCGCCGACGGCGACCTCACCCGCGACCTCGACGAGACGATCGCCTTCCACTCCGACGGCTCCGAGGTCAACTACACCTATTCCTCCGCCTGGTTCGACGCGATCTCCGCACCCCCGAAGCTCGGCCGCGCCGCGATCTCCCGTGGGTCCCTGGCGACGCTGGACCAGCTGAAGGAACTCGCGCCGAAGCTGGCGAAGGACCCGCTGAAGTTCAACGCACCGCAGCTCATGACGGTGCCGGACATCTTCCCCAGCTTCACGATGAACAAGCTGTCCATGATCGCCGTCGGTGAACTGTGGTGGCTGAAGTCCGGCGAGTACCGCAACGCCGTCCAGAACCTCACGCAGTTCTACCAGCCGCTCGACCTCATCGGGGAGTGGAACCGGGGCTACGGGCCGAAGGGTTTCCTCCAGTACCAGTTCGTCGTCCCCACCGAGGCCGTGGAGCCGTTCAAGGAGATCATCCGGGACATCCAGCGGTCCGGCCACTACTCCGCCCTCAACGTGTTCAAGCTCTTCGGCGAGGGCAACCGGGCGCCGCTGTCCTACCCGATGCCCGGGTGGAACGTGTGCGTGGACTTCCCGATCAAGAAGGGCCTCGGCGCGTTCCTCGACGAGCTCGACAAGCGCGTCATGGAGTTCGGCGGCCGGCTGTACCTGGCGAAGGAGTCCCGCACGTCGGCGGAGAACTTCCACCGCATGTACCCGGGCCTGGAGGGCTGGCTGCGGACCCGACGGGAGATCGACCCGACCGGGGTGTTCGCCTCGGACATGTCCCGCCGCCTCGAGCTGAACTGACCCGCCGGGGGCGCCGTGCCGACCGGTGCCCCGACCGGCCGGCGCCGCCGGCCCCCGCCGGCGCCCCGACCCCCGTCACCTGACCTGCCCGACCCTCCCCGCCCATCCCCTGAAAGGCCATCCATGATCAACGCAGTCGGAAAGCCCCAGTCCATCCTCCTTCTCGGCGGTGCGTCCGACATGGGCCTCGCCGTCGTCGAGGAGTTCCTCTCCCGCGGCCCGGCCCGCGTCGTCCTCGCCGCGCGCGGCGGGGAGGACCTCGTCGCCGCCGAGCGCCGGGTCACCGCCGCCGGCGCGTCCTCCGTCGAGACCGTCCAGTTCGACGCCGTGGACTTCGACTCCCACCCCGCCGTCTTCGACGAGATCTGGGCCGGCGGGGACATCGACCTCGCCATCGTCGCGTTCGGCGTCCTCGGCGACAACGAGCAGCAGTGGCACGACCAGCGCCAGGCGGTCCTCGCCGCGCAGGTCAACTACACCGGCGCGGTGTCGGTCGGTGTGCTCCTCGCGGAGCGCATGACGGCGCAGGGCCACGGGCAGATCGTGGCGTTCTCCTCCGTCGCCGGCGAGATGGTCCGCCGCTCCAACTTCGTCTACGGCTCCACGAAGGCCGGGCTGGACGGCTTCTACCGGATGCTCGGTGAGGCGCTGCGCGGGACCGGTGTGAATGTGCTGGTGGTCCGCCCCGGCCAGGTCCGCACGAACATGACCCGGGGTCTCGACGACGCGCCTCTGACGGTGGACAAGTCCGTCGCCGCGAAGGCCGTGGCGGCCGGCGTGGACAACCGGAAGCCCGTGATCTGGGTCCACCCGCTGTTCCGGCCGATCATGATGATCCTCAAGAACCTCCCCCAGGCGGTCGTCCGCCGGCTGCCGCTGTAACCCGCGGGCGGTCCCGTGCGCGGTTGTTCCGCGGGCCGCCGCTGTCGCAGCCGTTCCACCGCGCGATCGTCCGCGCGCCGCCGTGACCCCGGGCGCTGCCCCGGGCGGTCCCGCGCGCGGCGGCCCCGGAAGGTGCTCACCTACGATCAGTGGCATGACCGCATCAGACGACACCGCGCCGACCGCCTCCGCCCGCCCGACCCCGGGCCCCCTCCCGGACCCGATCCTCGACCGGGCGACCGCGGGCCGGCTCATCGACTCCGCCCGCATCCGACACGGCCTGACGTGGCGTGACATCGCGGCCGCCGTCGACCGCCCGCTCGTGTGGACGACGTCGGCGTGCCTCGGCAGTTTCCCGGTCGAGCCCGCGGTCGCGGACCGGATCTGCGCGCTGCTCGAGCTCCCCCCGGAGGTCGCGGAGTCCCTCCGGACCCAGCCGACCCGCGTCCGCGACGACGCGCTCCTCACCGACCCCACGGTCTACCGCCTCACCGAGGCGATCCAGGTCCACGGCGCGGCGATCAAGGCGCTCATCCACGAGGAGTTCGGCGACGGGATCATGTCCGCCATCAACTTCACCCTCGACATCGACCGCCGGGAGGACCCGGACGGCGACCGGGTGGTCATCACCATGGACGGGAAGTTCCTCGACTACCGCTGGTAATCCCCCCGGCATTGCGCCTGACCGGGGCAGACCCGAACCCCGGCACTGCCGGCCCGGGCCCCCGTCAGCCCGGGCCCGAGCCGCCCCCGTCACCCCGGGCCCGGCACACCGATCCCGGCACACCGAACCCGGGCACCCCGCCCCCCACAGCGCCGGCATTCCCCCGAGCGGACCCCCGGCAGTTACACGGGCTCGGCGACCGTGATGATGTTGTCCGCGTAGCCGAGCTGCCCGCCGACGAAATCGCCGCCGCAGGTGATGAGCACGACCTTGTTGGGCCCGGAGGCGTCGTTGACGACATCCGGCAGCGGCGCCCCCTTCGCGAGCCGGTACGGCGCCTGAGTGACACGGAACGCCTTATCCTGGCCGTCCATCGTGATATGAAATTCCTCGCCGGTGGTCATCGTCGTGAATTCTTGGGCGAATCCCATTCCCTGACCCTCGTAGTTGATGTGGCCGGTGATCACCGTGGATCCCGCGGCACCCTCCTGACCCGGCACCGCGGACGCCGAGTACCAGCCCAGCCGCTGGACGTCGAGCGGCGGGATGAGCATGCCGGTGTCGGTGAGCTGGATCGGGTCGACGGGGGCGGTGTCCGCGCCGACGGTCAGCGCCATGCCCTCGATGCCCCGGGGGTCGCCGGGCGCGGCGTCGAGGGGGTGCTGCTGGAGCCCGCCCTGGTCGTCGACGTAGGGCGCCTCGGACGTTGCGGTGGGCTGGCTGGCCTGGGGCGACGTACCCTCCCCGGAGTTGTCCCCGTCCCCGGAGGCGAACCGCAGCAGCACGACGGCGACGATGACGATCACCGCGATGACCGCGACGACGGCGACGGCGGTGCCGACGCGGCGGCCTGACCGCGCCGGCGTCGTCCCGGTGGCGCCGGCCTGCGCGTCCGGCGTCTCACCGGTGGCGCCGGCCCGGTCAGCCGGAACCGACCCGGATGCGGGGTTCCGGTCGTCCGGCGACTCGCCGGGGCTCGAGGGGGTGGTGTTGTTCTGCACTGTCAATCTCCTGATTTCTCGGCTACCGCTGACTTTTCCACATCTGCCAGGGAGACACGTATTCCGTCACCTCTGCTGTACCACAACGCTGCTCTGATGTGACACGCGTGTATGACGTTTGTCCGGCGTCCGGTCCATGACCGGGGACCCCCAACCACCCCGACCACCGACCGCACACCGGCCAACCCCCCGGACACGGCTCCGCCCCACCTGCCACCACACACACGGCAGCAAGCGGGGCGGACAACCAGTCACACGCTCACATCACACGCGAACTCAGATGAACAACGGCATACCCGCATCCAGATGAGCCGCACCCGACGGGATGGAACGAATCTCCTGACGACCGGCATCCGCAGGCAGCGGCGCACCACTGTCCGGAACACCACCCTGCTCAAGAACCGTCACACCCTCATCCGGCGTGACCTGATCATCACCCGGACCATTCGGCCCCGGCTGATCATGATCCGTCACCGTCTGATCAGCATCAGTGATGTCATGATGCGTCGCCACAACAGCACCCGACGCATCCTTCAACGTCTCGAACGCAACCTGCTCGGAACACCCGGCATCAGTCACAGAAATCGGGACGTTGACCTTCCCGTCAGCCTGATTCGGAACGAACTCCACCGTCGACCGCGCCTGCGTCGGCTGACCATCAGCCTTGCACACCAGGTTCGCCTCCAGGGTGTACTTCTTACCCGGCTGCAGACCCGTGAACCGCACCTGGTCAACCACAACCGCACCCTCAACCAACGGACCGTTGTCCTTGATCTCCGCGTGCGTCGAAATCGACGGCTGACCGCCACGACCCTGACCAGCCGGAACACCCGGCTTACCGGCAGCCGGCGTGACCTGCTGCTCAGAACTCGGCTTCGACTCACCCGACGTCACCGTCTGGTTGTCGTCGTTGATGTCCTTGTGCTCAGCGATCTGATTGTCGTCACTGACATCATCCGGAGTGTCACCACCCTGCGGATTCTGCTTACCCTGCGCATCGACATCAGTCGACGTCAAGGACTCGAACGCCACAGCAGACGCCACCGGCTCAGTCACCGACTCATCCACCGTGATCGGAACAACCACAGAACCATTCGACGTCGTCGGAATGAAACTGGTCGAACCATGACCCAGAACCGTCGTACCGTCCTTCTTGTCCATCAACTGGGCAGTCAGGGTGTACCGCGTGTTCGGAACCAGATCCTCGAACATCACCGTGTCATTGATCTTCGTCCCGGCGACGATCTCCTTCTTGTTCTCGAACTTCGCCTCAGTCGCGATCTTCGGATGGCGCTCAGCAGCACTGTCCGACGTCACCGTCTGCTTCTGATCAGTGATGTCACGGTGCTTGGCAACCTGATTATCGTCCTTGGTCTCCGGGGTCTTGTCGCCCTTGACGTCATCCTTACCCTCAGCATCAACCTGAGTCGAGGTCAACGTCTCAAACGCCACCGCAGCCGGAACAACCTCAGTCACCGAATCATCAACCGTGATCGGAACAACCACAGAACCATCCGTCGACTCCGGCGTGAACGTCACAGACCCGTGGCCGACAACCGTCGTACCGTCCTTCTTGTCCATCAGCTCAGCAGTCAACGTGTACTGCTTACCCGGAATCAGGTTCGTGTACGTCACCGTGTCATTGACCACAGTGCCCGCAACGATCTCCTTCTTGTCCGCGAACTTCGCCTCCGTCTGAATCTTCGGAGTGACCTCCGACACCGGCAGCTCAGGCTTCGCAGACTCCGTCGGAGCCAACTTCTTCGTCGAAATCGGAGCCTCAGACGACTCCGACGGCACCTCAGACGTCGTCGTGGCCGGAGCCTCAGACGTCGTCGTCGGCACCTCAGACGTCGTGGCCGGCGCCTCAGACGTCGTGGTCGGTGCCTCGGACGTGGTCGTCGGGGCAGCAGACTCCGTCGGCTGATCCTCAGACGTCACCGTCTGATTCTCATCGTTGATGTCCTTGTGGTCAGCAACCTGGTTGTCATCCGAGGTCGTCTCCGGGGTGTCGCCACCCTTCGGGCTGTCCTCACCCTTGGCGTTGACCTCAGTAGAGCTCAGCTCCTCGAAGGCGACAGCAGCCTTCACCGGCTCCGACACGGACTGGTCGACCGTGATCGGGACAACAACCTCACCGTTGGCCTCGGACGGGGTGAACTCCTTGGTGCCCTTACCGAGGACCTTCGACTCGTCGGACTTGTCGACCAGCGACGCCGACAGGGTGTACTTCTTCCCCGGCACCAGGTCCTTGTACGTCACCGTGTCATTCACCGTGGCACCGGCGACAACAGCCTTCTTGCCGTCCAGCTTCGCCTGCGTGGCGATCTTCGGGTGCTTCGGCTCAGGCTTCGGCTGCTGCGCCGGGACCTCAGAGGTCGTCGCAGGAGCCGGCTCGGTCGTCGTCGGAGCCGCAGACGTCGTCGTCGGCGCCTCGGACGTGGTCGTCGGGGTCTCCGAGGTCGTCGTCGGGGTCTCCGACGGCTTGTCCTCCGGGATATCCAGACCCGGCTGATCGACCGGAATGATGCGCTGATTTCCGCCCTGGCCGGTCATCCACAGCTTCTCGATCGAGTAGTCGTTCGGCGGGATGACCGTGATGAACTCGTTCGGGCCGGACGTCGGGATCGGGTGATCCGAGTTGCCGGTGTACTCAAGGTACGGGTTGTTGTTGGCGTCCCGCAGCGCGAAGCCCGTGAGCTTCTCGAAGAACTCGGGGAACCCGGGGTCGTTCTGCAGCTGCTTGGACATCTCCGTGCCGAACCGCTGACGCGAGGACGTCAGGAGCGTCTGCAGCGCGACGTTGAGACGGAAAGCCTCGTCCGTGACGCTCCTGGGGCGCACACCGGACTTGTACTGCTTGATGAGCTCCTTGATGATGTACACCGCAGCATCCTTGCGGTGACCTTCCAGCGCGACCGGGGTGATCGGCTGGACCTTGTGGTCCGGACCGAGCTTCCCGTTCTCAGCCGTCATCAGCGGGGCGACGTGAGTCAACTTCTGCGGCGTCGTGTACTTGTTCGGCGCCTTGGACGGCTCAGGCACGCCGAGGTCGATGCACCAGCCGTAGCCCAGCTTGTCGTTGATGCTGATGACGCCACCGTCACCGAAAACTGTTCCGTGAGGAATGTTCGGGAAGGCCGGCTCGATATTCACCGTATCGTCGGATCCGGTGCTGGGGTCCGCGTGCGCAGACCCGTGTGGGACCACGATCGCCCACACCATGACGACGGCCACAGCGGCGAGCAGGGATAAGACCCTCCTCGCCGCCTGGCCTCTTAAGTTAAGTTCCATCTTTTCCCCTCTGAAGGTCAAGAGTACGAAGACACGTGCACAATGCCCATAATTACAATCCGCGCAGGCGGCTCACGTTTCCTCCGCTGCGGACCAATTAGGGTCAGCTCAGCCTGCTGGTGTGCCAGGTTGTGTGCTTCAGATTGCTAAGGGCCAAGGCGACGCTACCACCCAGTAGCACGACTGCTCCAGTCGAGTTTTACAGGCATTATGCTGCGCATCGACCTTCATTGAAGCCGCAGCGTATGCCGTTGGGCCCGGTGCCGCCGGCCGCGGCGAGCAGCGCGAACAGGTTCGTCGAATAGAAAATTGCCGCTTCAGACCTACCCCGCCTTCAGCCTCCTTATACGCAGCTTAAGCGTGCTGACCTCACGATTGAACGTGCGTCACGCGCGCTTTACCCGTGGATTTGGCCCGTGCACGCATTTCGTAACCGATAGCTTCACGCCCGCCACGCAGGACTGCCCGATATGCGAAAGTATACGTTCATCGATACTTTCGAAATATTGGGGTCTGCTCATCGGGACTTTAGTTTTTACAAATCCTCCCCCGGCCGGGGGTACGCAATACGTGCATTTCCCACCCATTGTCAGCCACCCTCCCCGCGGCGCCTCCTACCGGAGCGGCGGGGCGCCCGTCACTGCCGCACAATGCCGCCCCTTCGCCCGGCCCCCATGCCTACCTGCACCAATCGGACGTCGCGCCGTGTGATCGCCTCTATTTTGGCCAGAGAGCCGCGCACTGACGCTCTGTCACTGTGACGCCTTTCGTACTACTCATGGGACCGTCCTGATCGACCGTCTCACGGGTCCGGGACCGAATTCTGGCCCTCATCTCCGTTGCCCGCCCGACCCGGCCCGCAGTATTCTGCCCCGCATGACAAAGACCTCTCTTCTCCGCCGGGCTGTCTCGGCCAGCCTCGCCACTGCCGCCATCACCGGCGGACTGTCCGTCATCTCCACCGGAACGGCCACCGCCGCGGTAAGCCACGAGCAGTGTGTCGCGGCGACAGCCGCCGCCGAGGCCGGCCGCCCGATCGAGAACGTCGAGGCATTTCGCCTTCCGCGGACCTTCATCAACAAGGACCATGAGCTGCGCATCTACTTCAAGGGGGAGAACCCCAACCCGGCGGCGGTCACCAAGGCCGTCAACGACTGGAACACGGCACTGAAGGGCCGGGTCACCCTCCGCATGGTGACGGACCCCTCTGAAGCCGACGTCACCATGGTGAACGATCCCGGCCCGCTGAGCTGGTACGCCGGTCGGCTGGACATCCGGACGGGTCTCATCGAGGTCTACCTGTCGCGACTGCGCGGTGAGAGCGCGCCCAAGGTCGTGGCGCACGAGCTCGGCCACGCCCTGGGCTCCATCGACACCGGCTGTGTGAGCACCCTCATGAGCGGCCAGCCGGACAGCGCTCCGGCCTACACCCCGACCCCGCTCGACGTCGCCATCATCCTCCAGGGCCGGTACTGACCCGCCCCGGTCACCGGTCCCCCGCGCCGTCCCCGCAGGTCACCCCGCCCGGTCGGTCACAGGTCACCCCCCCCCGCCAGGTCACTCCCCCATCGGTCCCCCGCCCCCAGGCCCCCCGCCCCGGTCAGTCCCCCACCCGGTCGGCGTCGCGCCGGTGGTCGACGACGTCGAGCCGCAGCACGACCGTCGCGACGAGCAGCGCGACGGACACGACAGCCGCGGTGATGAACGCGACATGGATGCCGGCGCTGAGCGTCTCCCGCGGCCCGGCCCCGGGCCCGGCGGCGAGGGCCGACCCGATGCCCATGACGGCCACGAGCACGGTCGCCCCGGCAGCCCCGGCGACCTGCTGGAACGTGTTGACGATGGCGCTGCCGTGGGAGGCGATCCGCTCCGGCACGGCGGCGAGCGCGTTCGACATGAGCGGGGTCATGACGAGCCCCACGCCGAGGTTGAGGATGACGGTCACGCCGGTGAGGTACCAGGCGGAGGTGCTCTCCGTCATGAGGGCCAGCCCGACCATCGCGACCGTCAGGCACGCCGCCCCCGGGATGATGAGCGGGCGGGTGCCCCGGACGTCGAAGGCGCGCCCGACCAGCGGACCGGTGACGGCCATGACCACCCCGCCGGGCAGCGTCGTCAACCCTGTCGTGAACTGCGACAACCCCATGACATCCTGGGCGAACAGCGGCATGAGGATGATGAACCCGAAGAGCATGCCGAAGGCCAGCAGGAGCAGCACGAGCGAGAGGACGAACTCGCGGATGCGCATCGGTTCGAGGTTGAGCAACGGCGACCGGCCGCCGCGGCGGAGGCGCTCCTGCCGTCGGACGAACACGGCGAGCACGACGAGCCCGACGACCAGGCTCCCGACCGGCACGAACGGCGCCGCCCCCTGCGCGATCTCCCCGAGCCCGGACAGCCCGTAGAGCGCGGCGGCGAAGCCCACGGCGGAGAGCCCGACCGACGGCACGTCGAGAACCGGTCGCCCGGCCTGGCCCACGTTCTTCACGAGCACGGCCCCGACGACGAGCATGATGACGATGAGCGGCGTCATGACGCCGAAGATCCACCGCCACCCGAGGCCCTCGAGGATGAGCCCGGAGACCGTCGGCCCGAGCGCGGGCGCGGCGGCGATGACGACGGACATGAGGCCGAAGACCGAGCCGCGGCGTTCC
The sequence above is drawn from the Corynebacterium bovis DSM 20582 = CIP 54.80 genome and encodes:
- a CDS encoding FAD-binding oxidoreductase; translation: MDLQTTTRTLTGWGRTAPSTAEVLRTRDTDVIARAVAQVADSNADKPAHLTRGVIARGMGRSYGDPAMNGGGLVVDMQDLNRIHSIDPDTALVDVDAGVTLDQLMKAALPHGLWVPVLPGTRQVTIGGAIGPDIHGKNHHSAGSFGNHVASMELLVADGRILHLEPEGSPDDPTGELFWATVGGMGLTGIILRATIRMTRTETAYFIADGDLTRDLDETIAFHSDGSEVNYTYSSAWFDAISAPPKLGRAAISRGSLATLDQLKELAPKLAKDPLKFNAPQLMTVPDIFPSFTMNKLSMIAVGELWWLKSGEYRNAVQNLTQFYQPLDLIGEWNRGYGPKGFLQYQFVVPTEAVEPFKEIIRDIQRSGHYSALNVFKLFGEGNRAPLSYPMPGWNVCVDFPIKKGLGAFLDELDKRVMEFGGRLYLAKESRTSAENFHRMYPGLEGWLRTRREIDPTGVFASDMSRRLELN
- a CDS encoding decaprenylphospho-beta-D-erythro-pentofuranosid-2-ulose 2-reductase; this translates as MINAVGKPQSILLLGGASDMGLAVVEEFLSRGPARVVLAARGGEDLVAAERRVTAAGASSVETVQFDAVDFDSHPAVFDEIWAGGDIDLAIVAFGVLGDNEQQWHDQRQAVLAAQVNYTGAVSVGVLLAERMTAQGHGQIVAFSSVAGEMVRRSNFVYGSTKAGLDGFYRMLGEALRGTGVNVLVVRPGQVRTNMTRGLDDAPLTVDKSVAAKAVAAGVDNRKPVIWVHPLFRPIMMILKNLPQAVVRRLPL
- the cynS gene encoding cyanase codes for the protein MTASDDTAPTASARPTPGPLPDPILDRATAGRLIDSARIRHGLTWRDIAAAVDRPLVWTTSACLGSFPVEPAVADRICALLELPPEVAESLRTQPTRVRDDALLTDPTVYRLTEAIQVHGAAIKALIHEEFGDGIMSAINFTLDIDRREDPDGDRVVITMDGKFLDYRW
- a CDS encoding class F sortase; amino-acid sequence: MQNNTTPSSPGESPDDRNPASGSVPADRAGATGETPDAQAGATGTTPARSGRRVGTAVAVVAVIAVIVIVAVVLLRFASGDGDNSGEGTSPQASQPTATSEAPYVDDQGGLQQHPLDAAPGDPRGIEGMALTVGADTAPVDPIQLTDTGMLIPPLDVQRLGWYSASAVPGQEGAAGSTVITGHINYEGQGMGFAQEFTTMTTGEEFHITMDGQDKAFRVTQAPYRLAKGAPLPDVVNDASGPNKVVLITCGGDFVGGQLGYADNIITVAEPV
- a CDS encoding VaFE repeat-containing surface-anchored protein yields the protein MELNLRGQAARRVLSLLAAVAVVMVWAIVVPHGSAHADPSTGSDDTVNIEPAFPNIPHGTVFGDGGVISINDKLGYGWCIDLGVPEPSKAPNKYTTPQKLTHVAPLMTAENGKLGPDHKVQPITPVALEGHRKDAAVYIIKELIKQYKSGVRPRSVTDEAFRLNVALQTLLTSSRQRFGTEMSKQLQNDPGFPEFFEKLTGFALRDANNNPYLEYTGNSDHPIPTSGPNEFITVIPPNDYSIEKLWMTGQGGNQRIIPVDQPGLDIPEDKPSETPTTTSETPTTTSEAPTTTSAAPTTTEPAPATTSEVPAQQPKPEPKHPKIATQAKLDGKKAVVAGATVNDTVTYKDLVPGKKYTLSASLVDKSDESKVLGKGTKEFTPSEANGEVVVPITVDQSVSEPVKAAVAFEELSSTEVNAKGEDSPKGGDTPETTSDDNQVADHKDINDENQTVTSEDQPTESAAPTTTSEAPTTTSEAPATTSEVPTTTSEAPATTTSEVPSESSEAPISTKKLAPTESAKPELPVSEVTPKIQTEAKFADKKEIVAGTVVNDTVTYTNLIPGKQYTLTAELMDKKDGTTVVGHGSVTFTPESTDGSVVVPITVDDSVTEVVPAAVAFETLTSTQVDAEGKDDVKGDKTPETKDDNQVAKHRDITDQKQTVTSDSAAERHPKIATEAKFENKKEIVAGTKINDTVMFEDLVPNTRYTLTAQLMDKKDGTTVLGHGSTSFIPTTSNGSVVVPITVDESVTEPVASAVAFESLTSTDVDAQGKQNPQGGDTPDDVSDDNQIAEHKDINDDNQTVTSGESKPSSEQQVTPAAGKPGVPAGQGRGGQPSISTHAEIKDNGPLVEGAVVVDQVRFTGLQPGKKYTLEANLVCKADGQPTQARSTVEFVPNQADGKVNVPISVTDAGCSEQVAFETLKDASGAVVATHHDITDADQTVTDHDQPGPNGPGDDQVTPDEGVTVLEQGGVPDSGAPLPADAGRQEIRSIPSGAAHLDAGMPLFI
- a CDS encoding MDR family MFS transporter: MPTPDHDRGPTTTPDAGAPAARPASPGDVPPMPPATRLLIGILVAAAFVVILNETTLSVAMPVIMDQFAVTPGAAQWLTTGFMVTTAVVIPLTGWILQRFSTRAVYIAALTIFLAGTLVAAFAPVFAVLLLGRIVQAVGTALVMPLLMTTIIELVPMERRGSVFGLMSVVIAAAPALGPTVSGLILEGLGWRWIFGVMTPLIVIMLVVGAVLVKNVGQAGRPVLDVPSVGLSAVGFAAALYGLSGLGEIAQGAAPFVPVGSLVVGLVVLAVFVRRQERLRRGGRSPLLNLEPMRIREFVLSLVLLLLAFGMLFGFIILMPLFAQDVMGLSQFTTGLTTLPGGVVMAVTGPLVGRAFDVRGTRPLIIPGAACLTVAMVGLALMTESTSAWYLTGVTVILNLGVGLVMTPLMSNALAAVPERIASHGSAIVNTFQQVAGAAGATVLVAVMGIGSALAAGPGAGPRETLSAGIHVAFITAAVVSVALLVATVVLRLDVVDHRRDADRVGD